A single region of the Geobacillus subterraneus genome encodes:
- a CDS encoding branched-chain amino acid ABC transporter permease → MNRQVFIGIVAVILLIAVPFFFSLFYLNLLAEILVLAIFALSLNVLVGYTGLVSLGHAAFFGIGAYASALLAKEWSPQFLLILLASVLIAAAASAVIGLFCVKVNGFYFLMLTLAFSQMIYSFVHQSTTITGGSNGLSGLPSPMLGTIDLSNPVFLYYSIVLVFVVVYIVLGLIVKSPFGHVLIGIRENEMRMKAMGYNTALYKYIAFIIAGAIGGISGALYSNLNGFVSPNDVYWTMSGSVLIMVLIGGAGTMIGPVLGAAFIVILETIVSSYTTVWTMIIGIIFILFVVFMPRGLVGFARLFQKLAAHRLPISQKGTKPLVNNEANQ, encoded by the coding sequence TTGAATAGACAAGTTTTCATTGGCATCGTCGCTGTCATCTTGCTTATTGCCGTCCCTTTTTTCTTTTCCTTGTTTTATCTCAATTTGCTTGCTGAAATTTTGGTTTTAGCGATTTTCGCCCTCAGCTTGAACGTGCTTGTCGGCTATACGGGACTCGTTTCATTAGGGCATGCCGCCTTTTTCGGGATTGGCGCGTACGCGTCGGCCCTTCTGGCGAAAGAGTGGTCACCGCAGTTTCTGTTGATCCTTTTGGCTTCGGTTCTAATTGCTGCGGCGGCGTCGGCCGTCATCGGTCTTTTTTGCGTGAAAGTGAACGGGTTTTATTTTCTTATGTTGACGCTAGCCTTTTCGCAAATGATTTACTCGTTTGTCCATCAATCGACCACAATAACGGGCGGATCGAACGGGCTGTCCGGGTTGCCGAGCCCGATGTTAGGGACGATAGATCTTTCCAATCCTGTGTTCCTTTATTATTCAATTGTGCTCGTGTTTGTCGTTGTTTACATCGTCTTAGGATTGATTGTTAAATCTCCATTTGGTCATGTGTTAATCGGAATTCGCGAAAATGAAATGCGGATGAAAGCGATGGGGTATAACACCGCCCTGTATAAATACATTGCTTTTATCATAGCAGGAGCCATCGGCGGGATTTCAGGCGCCTTATATTCGAACTTGAACGGTTTTGTTTCGCCGAACGATGTGTACTGGACGATGTCGGGATCGGTGCTCATTATGGTGTTGATTGGTGGAGCCGGAACGATGATCGGCCCTGTGTTGGGAGCGGCGTTTATCGTTATATTGGAGACGATCGTCAGTTCTTATACAACGGTGTGGACGATGATTATCGGGATCATTTTCATTCTTTTCGTTGTTTTTATGCCGCGAGGGCTTGTCGGTTTTGCGCGTCTGTTTCAAAAACTAGCCGCCCATAGGCTGCCGATTTCACAAAAAGGCACGAAACCATTGGTGAATAATGAGGCCAATCAATAA
- a CDS encoding branched-chain amino acid ABC transporter permease yields MDIIAAQLVNGVSYGMLLFVITCGLSLVFGILGVLNLAHGSLYMIGAYVAYTLTTQLFENFWLALLIAPLIVAVLSLIIELILLRPTYHLGHLSQVLLTFGLAYVIHDVTSIIWGSDVLSIPLPSFLSETLHFFHQEFPAYRLFVIVAGVVLASCLWFVQEKTRWGAMIRAGLSDKEMISALGVNIKLVFTVVFLVGGYLAGIGGVIASPILGLYPSMEFQTLILALVVLVVGGLGSIAGTFVASLVVGIVETFGRFLVPELSLFLVFALMAVILISKPNGLLGKQVIKH; encoded by the coding sequence ATGGACATCATTGCCGCTCAACTCGTCAACGGCGTGTCATATGGCATGTTGTTGTTTGTGATTACTTGCGGCTTATCATTAGTATTTGGAATATTAGGGGTATTGAACTTGGCCCACGGTTCGTTATATATGATTGGAGCGTATGTTGCCTATACATTGACGACGCAACTATTCGAAAACTTTTGGCTCGCCCTACTCATCGCACCACTCATTGTAGCCGTTTTATCCCTCATCATCGAACTCATCTTGCTTAGGCCGACTTACCATTTAGGGCATTTATCCCAAGTGTTGTTAACATTCGGATTGGCGTATGTCATTCACGATGTGACGTCCATCATATGGGGATCGGATGTTTTATCGATTCCCCTCCCTTCTTTTTTATCGGAAACGCTGCATTTCTTTCATCAAGAATTTCCAGCATACCGATTGTTTGTTATTGTTGCTGGAGTCGTGTTGGCGTCTTGTTTATGGTTTGTCCAAGAAAAAACGCGTTGGGGGGCTATGATCCGCGCTGGGTTGAGTGACAAAGAAATGATTAGCGCATTAGGAGTCAATATTAAGCTCGTCTTTACCGTCGTTTTTCTTGTCGGCGGGTATTTGGCAGGGATAGGCGGGGTGATTGCTTCACCGATTCTTGGCTTATACCCAAGCATGGAGTTTCAAACGTTAATTTTAGCTTTAGTCGTTCTCGTTGTCGGCGGTCTCGGTTCGATTGCCGGGACGTTTGTCGCCAGTTTAGTTGTCGGGATTGTCGAAACGTTTGGTCGTTTTCTTGTACCGGAACTCAGTTTATTTCTTGTATTTGCGCTTATGGCCGTCATTTTAATTAGCAAACCGAATGGATTACTTGGAAAGCAGGTGATCAAGCATTGA
- a CDS encoding ABC transporter substrate-binding protein, whose product MKRKVYVIVLAVLLTILSACGNSAIQSTTKNEGGTAKNDGTIKIGALLPKSGVYASLGKNLEMGMKLYFESIGWKVAGKDIELIVEDTEADPQVGLRKARKLIDQDQVDLLTGTVSTAVAYAIRDEVDKKKMPFLVSHAGGNDLTRSKRSDYIWRSSFSSWQIGYSLGQWAYDHIGKTVYIAAADYAFGREVAAAFKEAYTAAGGKVVGEVYPPLGNNDYSSYLTTIKNANADAVYAFFAGSDAVKFVQQYEQFGLKKEKKLIGSGWLVSEDVRKQQGNAGVGTIASIFWDYHLDTKENKAFIAAFEKKYNARPTIEALEGYDAAKIIAEALETVGGDASDPDKVVEAISNVQFVSPRGPIQFDKETHHIIQNMYIIETNLVNGQAENKVIEVIEKVKDPGQ is encoded by the coding sequence ATGAAAAGAAAGGTTTATGTCATCGTGTTGGCTGTTTTGTTAACGATTTTATCTGCCTGCGGCAACAGCGCAATCCAGTCGACAACGAAGAACGAAGGGGGAACGGCCAAGAATGATGGAACGATCAAAATTGGCGCTCTTTTGCCAAAATCAGGAGTGTACGCGTCTTTAGGAAAAAACTTGGAGATGGGGATGAAGCTCTATTTTGAAAGCATTGGTTGGAAAGTCGCTGGAAAGGACATTGAGCTCATTGTGGAAGATACGGAAGCCGACCCGCAAGTAGGGCTTAGGAAGGCAAGAAAGTTGATCGATCAAGACCAAGTGGATTTATTGACAGGAACAGTGAGCACGGCCGTTGCCTACGCGATTCGGGATGAGGTGGATAAGAAAAAGATGCCGTTTCTTGTCTCCCATGCCGGAGGAAATGATTTGACAAGAAGCAAACGGAGCGATTACATTTGGCGATCGTCTTTCTCTTCATGGCAGATCGGCTATTCGCTTGGTCAATGGGCATACGACCATATCGGAAAGACAGTGTATATCGCTGCAGCCGATTACGCCTTCGGCCGCGAAGTTGCCGCCGCATTTAAAGAAGCGTATACAGCGGCGGGCGGAAAAGTAGTCGGTGAAGTGTATCCGCCTTTAGGAAACAACGATTACTCCTCGTATTTAACGACAATCAAAAACGCCAATGCAGATGCTGTTTACGCCTTCTTTGCGGGAAGTGACGCAGTGAAATTCGTTCAGCAATACGAACAGTTTGGGTTGAAAAAGGAGAAAAAATTAATTGGATCCGGCTGGCTTGTGTCGGAAGATGTCCGGAAACAGCAAGGAAATGCAGGAGTTGGGACGATCGCGTCCATTTTCTGGGACTATCATTTAGATACAAAGGAAAATAAAGCGTTTATCGCCGCGTTTGAGAAAAAGTACAATGCACGCCCAACGATTGAAGCGTTGGAAGGTTACGATGCCGCAAAAATTATTGCGGAGGCATTAGAGACGGTCGGCGGTGATGCTTCTGATCCTGACAAAGTGGTCGAGGCGATTTCCAACGTGCAGTTTGTGAGTCCGCGCGGACCGATTCAGTTTGATAAGGAAACCCATCATATTATTCAAAATATGTATATCATCGAAACGAACCTAGTGAACGGTCAAGCTGAAAACAAAGTGATTGAAGTGATCGAGAAAGTGAAAGATCCTGGACAATAG
- a CDS encoding cupin domain-containing protein has translation MAEANPFFQSKEVKEFTKKIEQYHLGPLWEAIPDLMHKEPKPEAVPYLWKGETLRKLLLEATQIFTPERGGERRAIYLQNPGLKQRQPWGWASTTNTLYAAVQLILPGETAPSHRHTQSAMRFITDGKGAYSIVQGERLFMEEGDFLITPGGLWHGHSHPGEEPMFWMDCLDIPFIYSTGGTFFEPYPDGIEPPSLPDDYSARKYRGGMVRPIGDRKPQVAPLGLYKWKQTEAALTGLSDLEPDPYDGIAVEYINPSNGHTANPNIAAWMQKLPVGYHSKAHRHTYSAIYHVFKGEGYTVINGVRFNWTKGDYFVIPNWAWHEHVNTSNEDALLFCANDLPIMEKLGLQREEAYPNNNGYQSIVGEFEAEAVSS, from the coding sequence ATGGCAGAAGCCAATCCGTTTTTCCAAAGCAAAGAAGTAAAAGAGTTTACGAAAAAAATTGAACAGTACCATTTAGGGCCGCTATGGGAAGCGATTCCAGATTTAATGCATAAAGAGCCGAAGCCGGAAGCGGTGCCGTACTTATGGAAAGGGGAAACGCTCCGCAAGCTTCTTTTAGAGGCGACGCAAATTTTCACACCGGAGCGCGGCGGCGAGCGGCGGGCCATTTACTTGCAAAATCCCGGGCTCAAACAGCGGCAGCCATGGGGATGGGCGTCGACGACCAACACGCTATATGCGGCTGTTCAGCTCATTTTGCCTGGGGAAACGGCGCCATCGCACCGCCATACACAAAGCGCCATGCGGTTTATCACAGACGGAAAAGGGGCGTATTCGATCGTCCAGGGCGAACGGCTGTTTATGGAAGAAGGTGATTTTCTCATCACCCCAGGCGGATTATGGCATGGCCATAGCCATCCGGGAGAAGAGCCGATGTTCTGGATGGATTGTTTAGATATCCCGTTTATTTATTCGACAGGCGGCACGTTCTTTGAACCGTACCCGGATGGCATTGAGCCGCCGTCGCTTCCGGATGATTACTCGGCGCGCAAGTATCGCGGCGGCATGGTTCGGCCGATCGGTGACCGGAAGCCGCAAGTCGCACCGCTTGGGTTGTACAAGTGGAAACAGACCGAAGCGGCGTTGACAGGGTTAAGCGATTTGGAACCGGATCCGTATGATGGCATTGCGGTCGAGTACATTAATCCATCGAACGGCCATACGGCCAACCCGAACATCGCCGCTTGGATGCAAAAATTGCCGGTTGGCTATCACTCAAAAGCGCACCGCCACACGTATTCAGCGATTTATCACGTGTTCAAAGGAGAAGGATATACAGTCATTAACGGTGTTCGGTTCAACTGGACAAAAGGCGATTATTTCGTCATTCCGAACTGGGCGTGGCACGAACATGTGAACACGTCCAATGAGGATGCGCTTCTCTTCTGCGCCAACGATTTGCCGATTATGGAAAAGCTCGGATTGCAGCGTGAAGAAGCGTACCCGAATAACAACGGATATCAATCGATCGTCGGGGAGTTTGAGGCCGAGGCGGTAAGCAGTTAA
- a CDS encoding DinB family protein, protein MPLIEQYRQEIKESVEKIIQKVSTLTEEEIRWKPSADEWSIMEILCHIEEVIGYWTRELVRVIQAGGGEWGRGLNDEARLAAVRQADARHVDEVIHGIQEAAESADQQLAALNDEQLALEAPHRNPKFGVKPMTFLIEHFLTDHLAGHLKQIERNMKKYETA, encoded by the coding sequence ATGCCGTTGATCGAGCAATACCGCCAAGAAATCAAAGAGTCGGTAGAGAAGATTATCCAAAAAGTTAGCACGTTGACAGAAGAAGAGATCCGCTGGAAACCGTCTGCCGACGAATGGTCGATCATGGAAATTCTTTGTCACATTGAAGAAGTGATCGGCTACTGGACAAGGGAACTTGTTCGTGTCATTCAAGCCGGTGGCGGCGAATGGGGGCGGGGGCTCAATGATGAAGCGAGGCTGGCGGCGGTTCGCCAAGCGGACGCCCGCCATGTCGATGAGGTGATTCACGGGATTCAAGAGGCGGCGGAATCAGCCGATCAACAACTGGCGGCGCTAAATGACGAACAGTTGGCGTTGGAAGCGCCACACCGCAATCCGAAATTTGGCGTGAAGCCGATGACGTTTTTAATTGAACATTTTCTTACCGATCATTTGGCCGGCCACTTAAAGCAAATCGAACGGAACATGAAAAAATACGAGACTGCCTAA
- a CDS encoding fumarylacetoacetate hydrolase family protein: MKIINYRLGDAVRAGCIVEDKVIDLHQAYVARLKANGHPRAEQLAAALVPADTIGLLEGGEKSLEEAQKAVEFALAHGLTIDRAHVKMEAPVLKPNKIICVGHNYREHILEMKRELPEYPVIFAKFSNTIIGPEDDIPLPPITSQLDYEAEFAFVIGKRARNVKQADALKYVAGYTIVNDVTARDLQRRTIQWLQGKTLDGSAPMGPWLVTKDEIPNPHSLEISLTVNGEERQRSNTKNLVFNVHYLVEFLSHIMTLEPGDVICTGTPGGVGVARNPQVFLQHGDIVRIEVENIGALENRVAAVPSPVEVEPSCR, encoded by the coding sequence ATGAAAATCATCAACTACCGATTGGGTGATGCGGTGCGCGCTGGGTGTATCGTTGAAGACAAAGTCATCGATCTCCATCAAGCGTATGTGGCCCGGCTAAAAGCCAACGGGCATCCGCGCGCCGAGCAGCTTGCCGCCGCGCTTGTTCCAGCCGATACCATCGGGCTGCTTGAAGGCGGAGAGAAAAGTTTGGAAGAGGCGCAAAAAGCGGTTGAATTCGCCTTGGCACATGGGCTTACGATCGACCGCGCCCATGTCAAAATGGAAGCACCGGTGTTAAAGCCAAACAAAATCATTTGCGTCGGCCATAATTACCGTGAGCATATTCTCGAAATGAAACGAGAACTGCCTGAATACCCTGTCATTTTTGCCAAGTTTAGCAATACGATCATCGGTCCGGAAGATGACATCCCGTTGCCGCCGATCACGAGTCAGCTCGATTACGAAGCGGAATTTGCGTTCGTCATCGGCAAACGGGCGCGGAATGTAAAGCAGGCGGATGCGCTCAAGTATGTGGCTGGGTATACGATTGTCAATGATGTGACAGCACGGGACTTGCAACGGCGGACGATCCAATGGCTGCAAGGAAAAACGCTTGATGGGAGCGCGCCGATGGGACCGTGGCTTGTGACAAAAGACGAAATTCCCAATCCGCATTCCTTGGAGATTTCATTGACCGTTAATGGGGAAGAGCGCCAACGGTCGAATACGAAAAACTTGGTGTTTAATGTTCATTATCTTGTAGAATTTTTGTCTCATATTATGACGCTTGAACCGGGCGATGTCATTTGCACTGGAACGCCGGGCGGTGTCGGCGTTGCCCGCAATCCGCAAGTCTTTTTGCAGCACGGGGATATCGTACGCATTGAAGTGGAGAACATTGGCGCACTCGAGAACCGGGTCGCCGCTGTACCGAGTCCGGTGGAGGTGGAACCGTCATGCCGTTGA
- a CDS encoding acyl-CoA thioesterase — protein MEYAFQVRWGDTDAAGIVFYPNFYKWMDEASHHFFASLGHSTWKWFQEERIGMPIVEAKCQFHAPLFFEDHVCVKSSIDDLREKSFRIQHQFFRGDQLVADGYEVRVWTTFAGDRPKAAPIPAELRENMRQTAAMTTREEGQ, from the coding sequence ATGGAGTACGCTTTTCAAGTGCGATGGGGGGATACTGACGCGGCAGGCATCGTCTTTTACCCGAATTTTTATAAGTGGATGGATGAAGCGTCCCACCACTTTTTTGCCAGCCTTGGGCATTCGACATGGAAATGGTTTCAAGAAGAGCGAATCGGCATGCCAATTGTGGAAGCGAAATGCCAGTTTCATGCCCCGCTCTTTTTTGAAGATCACGTTTGTGTGAAGTCGTCTATTGATGACCTGCGAGAAAAATCGTTCCGCATCCAGCATCAGTTTTTCCGCGGGGACCAGCTCGTGGCTGACGGGTATGAGGTGCGGGTGTGGACGACATTCGCTGGCGACAGGCCGAAAGCCGCTCCCATCCCGGCGGAGCTTCGTGAGAATATGAGGCAGACAGCGGCCATGACCACACGTGAGGAGGGACAATGA
- a CDS encoding FAD-dependent oxidoreductase: MSQANVQQRPVLVVGAGPIGLTAALALRHFGLPATVIEAEPKDRLRPGSRAIYFHKATLQHLEDIYTGLGKTFAEHGVVWPIKRTLFRGKEVYVKRYPSPDPNALPPFTSLPQVEAEKFLYNACLEAGVEFVWETPVLDVQTDEEGVTVITASGERWSCDYLIAADGARSTVRQSVSIEMEGPRTKDYFVVVDVKEDEADPLPLERVFHYQHPAVDGRNVLFVPFAGGWRIDLQLLDGDDPEQFGSVEGVKQWLPKVMPDKYADRITWVSTYRFFQVVAKSLTDRHHRVLLAGEAAHLFAPFGARGMNSGVPDAIMAAKAIRAALDAENREDAKAAIAAAANERLIAARYNRDCAGIALEHIQGTDPAIHLKREVAASLAPILPRLGKWLDEGPYGPKSGPPQLSTKY; encoded by the coding sequence ATGAGTCAAGCTAACGTTCAACAGCGCCCTGTTCTCGTCGTCGGGGCAGGACCCATCGGATTAACTGCGGCCTTGGCATTGCGTCATTTCGGACTGCCAGCGACGGTGATCGAGGCAGAACCAAAAGACCGTCTCCGGCCAGGAAGCCGGGCGATTTATTTCCATAAGGCGACGCTCCAGCATTTAGAGGATATTTATACAGGGTTAGGAAAAACATTTGCCGAACATGGCGTCGTGTGGCCGATCAAGCGCACATTATTCCGCGGCAAGGAAGTGTATGTAAAGCGGTATCCGTCTCCTGATCCGAACGCGCTTCCGCCGTTTACGAGTTTGCCGCAGGTGGAAGCGGAAAAATTTTTGTATAACGCCTGCCTTGAGGCAGGGGTCGAATTCGTCTGGGAGACGCCGGTTCTCGATGTCCAGACCGATGAGGAAGGGGTCACTGTCATCACCGCATCGGGCGAACGGTGGTCGTGCGATTATCTCATTGCTGCTGACGGGGCACGCTCGACTGTCCGCCAATCGGTCAGCATTGAAATGGAAGGGCCGCGGACGAAAGACTATTTTGTTGTCGTCGATGTGAAAGAAGATGAAGCGGATCCGCTGCCGCTCGAGCGGGTGTTTCATTATCAACACCCGGCTGTGGATGGGCGCAACGTTCTCTTTGTGCCGTTTGCCGGCGGATGGCGCATTGACTTGCAGCTGTTGGATGGGGATGATCCGGAACAGTTCGGCAGTGTGGAGGGCGTGAAACAATGGCTGCCGAAAGTGATGCCGGACAAATACGCGGACCGCATCACATGGGTGTCGACGTACCGCTTTTTCCAGGTGGTTGCTAAATCGCTCACCGACCGCCATCATCGTGTGCTGTTAGCTGGCGAGGCTGCGCACTTGTTTGCCCCGTTTGGCGCGCGCGGCATGAACTCCGGCGTACCGGATGCGATCATGGCGGCGAAAGCGATTCGAGCGGCGCTTGACGCGGAAAACCGCGAAGACGCGAAAGCGGCCATTGCGGCAGCTGCCAACGAGCGGCTGATCGCGGCAAGATACAATCGCGATTGCGCAGGCATCGCCTTAGAGCATATTCAAGGCACCGATCCGGCCATTCATCTGAAGCGTGAAGTAGCAGCTTCGCTTGCTCCGATTTTGCCGCGTCTCGGCAAATGGCTTGATGAAGGGCCATATGGACCGAAATCGGGACCGCCGCAGTTGTCAACGAAATATTGA
- a CDS encoding MFS transporter, producing MTEMPYLCWAFLYTSTGVNSYTTKKEMLKDIKVWQLTLVYFANYTAMYGLGFWLPSIVKSLTENVSSNLQIGWITMIPALVGMISLLFMGWNASRTNSHRIHIVISFLIALIGFGASAFATSSVIMIILLSFAAIGLYGFAGVYMAYMTFFFTESTAPVGIALVNSFASLGGFVGPMIFGLVTIKSGMLLLAALAAIGMCTTIILKSKQPTVDANVKAELV from the coding sequence ATGACCGAAATGCCCTATTTGTGCTGGGCTTTTTTATACACTAGCACTGGGGTGAATAGTTACACAACAAAGAAAGAGATGTTAAAAGATATTAAAGTTTGGCAATTGACGCTTGTCTACTTCGCCAACTACACCGCCATGTATGGACTAGGGTTTTGGCTCCCATCTATTGTAAAATCCCTAACAGAAAACGTCTCATCCAATTTGCAAATCGGCTGGATCACCATGATTCCCGCGTTAGTCGGAATGATTTCCTTATTGTTTATGGGCTGGAACGCGAGCAGAACGAATTCCCATCGGATTCATATCGTCATTAGTTTTCTGATTGCTCTAATTGGATTTGGGGCAAGCGCTTTTGCAACGAGCTCCGTGATAATGATCATTTTATTGTCGTTCGCTGCTATTGGTTTATACGGTTTTGCCGGCGTCTATATGGCTTATATGACTTTTTTCTTCACAGAGTCTACTGCTCCAGTTGGAATTGCGCTCGTTAATTCCTTTGCCTCCTTAGGGGGATTTGTCGGGCCGATGATTTTCGGGCTCGTCACCATTAAAAGCGGAATGCTTTTACTGGCCGCTTTAGCCGCCATAGGGATGTGCACGACCATCATTTTGAAGAGCAAACAGCCAACCGTCGATGCTAATGTAAAGGCAGAGTTAGTATGA
- a CDS encoding IS66-like element ISGst1 family transposase, which yields MLTVQQAVFTVESLISKVQQQKQLITHQQQVIEQLLKENKQLRKENEQLKYRVQELEARTKKNSSNSHLPPSSDRFANTRSSRQPSGNKPGGQEGHQGTTLRQVEHPHHRVVHRVHTCQGCGASLREVKPFKVDIRQVFDVPPVAIEVTQHEREVKSCPHCRCVQQAEFPSHVTNHVQYGPRLTALVVYLHHIQLIPYKRLSDTIEALYQHSISTGTLANMVKRGREALESNMDIIEDALLESNILHVDETSLRINGKLAWVHVACTSRYTYLAPHASRGKKATDDIGILPRYEGTMMHDAFGTYPKYTHATHALCHAHHLRELKGFIEQGHTWAMRMTTFLLAAKQAVEAHHGALSEEEARRWERVYDRILERAQHRLETMTPLPKKALAFVRRLQKRKEEALRFLREVHVPFDNNQAERDLRMVKVKENISGTFREETFAQSFCIARSIVSTLTKHEKNVWDSLCLLLAGETIDRVLSAT from the coding sequence ATGTTGACGGTACAACAAGCTGTATTTACAGTTGAAAGCTTAATCAGCAAAGTCCAACAACAAAAGCAGCTCATTACTCACCAACAACAAGTCATTGAGCAACTGTTGAAAGAAAACAAACAGCTACGCAAAGAAAATGAACAACTGAAGTACCGTGTTCAAGAGCTGGAAGCACGCACGAAAAAAAACAGCTCTAATAGCCATTTGCCCCCATCTTCTGACCGTTTTGCCAACACACGTTCTTCTCGTCAACCATCTGGCAACAAGCCAGGCGGACAAGAAGGACATCAAGGAACGACGCTCCGTCAAGTGGAACATCCACATCATCGTGTCGTCCACCGTGTGCATACGTGTCAAGGATGTGGAGCTTCTTTGCGTGAAGTCAAACCGTTCAAAGTCGATATCCGTCAAGTGTTTGATGTCCCTCCTGTGGCGATCGAGGTGACACAACATGAACGTGAAGTGAAATCGTGTCCACATTGTCGATGCGTGCAACAAGCCGAATTCCCATCCCATGTCACGAATCATGTGCAATACGGTCCACGGCTCACGGCGCTCGTTGTTTATTTACATCATATCCAATTGATCCCGTACAAGCGTTTAAGTGATACAATCGAAGCGTTATATCAACACTCGATTAGTACGGGAACCCTTGCCAATATGGTGAAACGAGGACGCGAAGCGCTGGAATCAAATATGGACATCATCGAAGACGCCTTACTTGAATCCAACATCCTGCATGTCGATGAAACGAGTTTGCGCATCAATGGGAAACTCGCATGGGTGCATGTCGCGTGTACATCGAGATATACATACTTGGCTCCTCACGCTTCTCGTGGAAAAAAAGCGACCGATGATATCGGGATTCTTCCCCGATATGAAGGGACGATGATGCACGATGCGTTCGGTACATATCCGAAATACACACATGCCACCCATGCCCTTTGTCATGCCCACCATTTGCGTGAGTTAAAAGGATTCATCGAACAAGGGCATACGTGGGCGATGCGCATGACCACGTTTCTGTTAGCCGCCAAGCAAGCCGTCGAAGCCCATCACGGTGCACTTTCCGAAGAAGAAGCGAGACGGTGGGAACGAGTGTATGATCGCATCCTAGAAAGAGCACAACACCGATTAGAAACGATGACGCCTCTTCCGAAAAAAGCACTCGCTTTTGTTCGACGCCTTCAAAAACGAAAGGAAGAAGCGCTGCGTTTCTTACGTGAAGTACATGTTCCCTTTGATAACAACCAAGCCGAACGCGATCTTCGCATGGTCAAAGTCAAAGAGAACATTTCGGGTACGTTTCGCGAAGAAACATTCGCGCAGTCGTTTTGCATCGCAAGAAGCATCGTTTCCACACTGACGAAACACGAAAAAAACGTGTGGGATTCGTTATGTCTTCTGTTGGCAGGCGAAACGATCGATCGAGTTCTTTCCGCTACCTAG
- a CDS encoding MFS transporter — translation MENMNVEVVKQRVIRKTMLRILPFILILYIVAHLDRVNIGYAALSMNAELALSAEVFGLLSGIFFIGYFLFEVPSNMILHKVGARVWIARIMITWGIIVVLTGFVQSAAHLYVLRFLLGVAEAGFFPGILLYFTYWFRKRERAIATSVLILALPIGSIIGAPLSTWIMDVVQWGGLSG, via the coding sequence ATGGAAAATATGAATGTGGAAGTCGTAAAACAACGAGTCATTCGAAAGACAATGTTAAGAATTTTACCTTTTATTCTCATCTTATATATTGTCGCTCACTTGGATCGCGTTAATATTGGATACGCAGCACTGAGCATGAATGCAGAGTTGGCTCTTTCTGCGGAGGTGTTTGGTTTATTATCAGGGATATTTTTTATCGGATATTTTCTGTTTGAAGTGCCAAGCAACATGATTTTGCACAAGGTTGGCGCAAGAGTATGGATTGCCCGCATTATGATTACGTGGGGAATTATTGTCGTATTAACTGGATTTGTACAATCGGCCGCCCATTTATATGTCTTACGCTTTTTATTAGGGGTCGCAGAAGCAGGATTTTTCCCCGGGATTCTTTTATATTTCACCTATTGGTTCCGAAAACGGGAACGGGCGATTGCCACTTCTGTCTTAATACTGGCATTACCGATTGGATCAATTATCGGCGCTCCATTATCAACATGGATTATGGATGTTGTTCAATGGGGTGGATTGTCCGGTTGA